A window of the Hevea brasiliensis isolate MT/VB/25A 57/8 chromosome 6, ASM3005281v1, whole genome shotgun sequence genome harbors these coding sequences:
- the LOC110655154 gene encoding serrate RNA effector molecule isoform X1: MAEVINMPVDSLDRRSRERKEKSSADDPQSSSPPQPPPPPTQNTSRRRDRDSRDRDLDRPPNRRGGDYYDRNRSPPPRERERDCKRRNSLSPPPLPYRDRRHSPPPRRSPPYKRSRREDGGYEGRRGSPRGGFGPGDRRFGYDYAGGYEREMGGRPGYPEDRPHGRYMCRAGGFQSSPSDWDSGRGGCVDASNTVSAQREGLMSYKQFIQELEDDIVPAEAERRYQEYKSEYISTQKRVFFESHKDEEWLRDKYHPTNLVAVIERRNELARKVAKDFLLDLQSGTLDLGPGINVVSVNKSGKISNPNSDDEVDTGGKRRRQGRTQAKETVLLSVAPKAHPVSSESRRIQVDVEQALALVRKLDSEKGIEENILGGSDNDKINGEKSHSSSTGPVIIIRGLTSVKGLEGSELLDTLITYLWRVHGLDYYGMIETTEAKGLRHVRAEGKSADVTNNGSEWEKKLDSHWQERLRSQDPLEVMTAKEKIDAAAVESLDPYVRKIRDEKYGWKYGCGAKGCTKLFHAAEFVHKHLKLKHPELVMERTSKVREELYFQNYMNDPDAPGGTPVMQQPLQKDKPQRRKLGPENRLKDERGGRRDRDSRTNGSERYDRSENPQSGDFQANNDGPEGGNHDDPMYDNFGGQGMRVPPFPSDIPPPPVLMPVPGAGPLGPFVPAPPEVAMRMFREQGGPPPFEGGGRNGRPAPQLSGPAPILLSPAFRQDPRRIRSYQDLDAPEDEVTVIDYRSL, from the exons ATGGCCGAGGTCATAAACATGCCTGTCGATTCTCTGGATCGCCGCAGCCGTGAACGCAAGGAGAAGTCCTCCGCCGACGACCCTCAATCGTCCTCTCCGCCACAACCACCTCCTCCCCCTACGCAGAACACCTCTCGACGGCGCGACAGAGACTCCCGAGATAGGGACCTCGATAGGCCGCCGAATCGACGGGGCGGTGATTATTACGATAGGAATCGGTCTCCCCCAcctagagagagggagagagattgCAAGAGGAGGAACAGTTTGAGTCCTCCTCCCTTGCCATACAGGGACAGGAGGCATTCCCCACCACCGAGGAGATCACCACCGTATAAGAGGTCGAGGAGGGAAGATGGAGGGTATGAAGGGAGGAGAGGGAGCCCTAGAGGTGGATTTGGACCCGGCGATCGAAG GTTTGGATATGATTATGCTGGTGGATATGAACGTGAGATGGGGGGCAGGCCTGGGTATCCTGAAGACAGGCCTCATGGCCGGTACATGTGTCGTGCAGGTGGATTTCAAAGCAGTCCCTCTG ATTGGGATTCTGGACGTGGTGGTTGTGTCGATGCTTCCAACACAGTGAGCGCTCAAAG AGAAGGCTTGATGTCATACAAGCAGTTCATTCAGGAGCTTGAAGATGATATTGTACCAGCTGAAGCAGAGCGCAG ATATCAAGAATACAAGTCAGAGTACATTTCTACTCAGAAACGAGTTTTCTTTGAGTCTCATAAAGATGAAGAATG GTTGAGAGACAAATATCATCCAACCAATTTGGTTGCAGTTATAGAAAG GAGGAATGAACTGGCACGGAAGGTTGCAAAGGACTTTCTGCTTGACTTGCAAAGTGGAACATTGGACTT AGGTCCTGGTATCAATGTCGTATCTGTAAATAAATCTGGAAAGATAAGCAATCCAAATTCTGATGATGAAGTAGACACTGGCGGCAAAAGAAGACGGCAGGGCCGTACGCAAGCTAAAGAAACTGTTCTTCTCTCAGTTGCTCCTAAGGCTCACCCAGTCAGCTCAGAATCCAGAAGAATTCAAGTTGATGTTGAACAAGCTCTGGCCCTTGTACGCAAGCTTGACTCTGAAAAgggaattgaagaaaatattttaggTGGATCTGATAATGACAAAatcaatggagagaaatctcataGCAGCTCCACTGGCCCTGTTATCATCATACGAGGCTTAACCTCTGTCAAAGGTCTGGAGGGCTCTGAACTGTTGGATACACTTATTACTTATCTTTGGCGTGTTCATGGATTGGATTATTATGGAATGATTGAAACAACTGAAGCTAAGGGTCTTAGGCATGTGAGAGCAGAGGGGAAAAGTGCTGATGTGACTAATAATGGGAGTGAGTGGGAAAAGAAACTGGATTCACACTGGCAAGAAAGATTGAGGAGTCAAGATCCTTTGGAAGTAATGACTGCAAAGGAAAAGATAGATGCTGCTGCTGTTGAATCCTTGGATCCCTATGTCCGAAAGATTAGGGATGAAAAATATGGGTGGAAGTATGGTTGTGGAGCCAAGGGTTGTACAAAGCTCTTTCATGCTGCTGAGTTTGTGCATAAGCATCTAAAACTGAAACACCCTGAACTTGTGATGGAGCGGACGTCCAAAGTGCGGGAAGAGCTGTATTTCCAGAACTACATGAA TGATCCAGATGCACCTGGTGGCACACCTGTTATGCAGCAGCCTTTACAA AAAGACAAACCACAGAGACGTAAGCTAGGTCCAGAAAATCGATTGAAGGATGAACGAGGTGGCCGTAGAGATCGTGACAGTCGAACAAATGGCAGTGAAAGATATGATAGGTCTGAAAACCCACAGTCAGGTGACTTCCAGGCCAACAATGATGGGCCTGAGGGAGGAAATCATGATGATCCAATGTATGATAACTTTGGTGGACAAGGCATGCGTGTACCTCCTTTCCCATCAGATATACCTCCTCCACCAGTATTGATGCCTGTACCCGGTGCAGG TCCACTAGGGCCTTTTGTTCCTGCTCCACCTGAAGTTGCAATGCGGATGTTCAGAGAGCAGGGCGGTCCTCCTCCATTTGAAGGTGGTGGCAGAAATGGAAGGCCTGCGCCCCAGTTAAGTGGACCAGCTCCCATTCTTCTGTCTCCAGCCTTTCGACAGGATCCTCGGCGAATACGCAG ctaTCAAGACCTAGATGCACCAGAGGATGAAGTCACTGTTATAGACTATAGAAGTTTGTAG
- the LOC110655154 gene encoding serrate RNA effector molecule isoform X2, giving the protein MAEVINMPVDSLDRRSRERKEKSSADDPQSSSPPQPPPPPTQNTSRRRDRDSRDRDLDRPPNRRGGDYYDRNRSPPPRERERDCKRRNSLSPPPLPYRDRRHSPPPRRSPPYKRSRREDGGYEGRRGSPRGGFGPGDRRFGYDYAGGYEREMGGRPGYPEDRPHGRYMCRADWDSGRGGCVDASNTVSAQREGLMSYKQFIQELEDDIVPAEAERRYQEYKSEYISTQKRVFFESHKDEEWLRDKYHPTNLVAVIERRNELARKVAKDFLLDLQSGTLDLGPGINVVSVNKSGKISNPNSDDEVDTGGKRRRQGRTQAKETVLLSVAPKAHPVSSESRRIQVDVEQALALVRKLDSEKGIEENILGGSDNDKINGEKSHSSSTGPVIIIRGLTSVKGLEGSELLDTLITYLWRVHGLDYYGMIETTEAKGLRHVRAEGKSADVTNNGSEWEKKLDSHWQERLRSQDPLEVMTAKEKIDAAAVESLDPYVRKIRDEKYGWKYGCGAKGCTKLFHAAEFVHKHLKLKHPELVMERTSKVREELYFQNYMNDPDAPGGTPVMQQPLQKDKPQRRKLGPENRLKDERGGRRDRDSRTNGSERYDRSENPQSGDFQANNDGPEGGNHDDPMYDNFGGQGMRVPPFPSDIPPPPVLMPVPGAGPLGPFVPAPPEVAMRMFREQGGPPPFEGGGRNGRPAPQLSGPAPILLSPAFRQDPRRIRSYQDLDAPEDEVTVIDYRSL; this is encoded by the exons ATGGCCGAGGTCATAAACATGCCTGTCGATTCTCTGGATCGCCGCAGCCGTGAACGCAAGGAGAAGTCCTCCGCCGACGACCCTCAATCGTCCTCTCCGCCACAACCACCTCCTCCCCCTACGCAGAACACCTCTCGACGGCGCGACAGAGACTCCCGAGATAGGGACCTCGATAGGCCGCCGAATCGACGGGGCGGTGATTATTACGATAGGAATCGGTCTCCCCCAcctagagagagggagagagattgCAAGAGGAGGAACAGTTTGAGTCCTCCTCCCTTGCCATACAGGGACAGGAGGCATTCCCCACCACCGAGGAGATCACCACCGTATAAGAGGTCGAGGAGGGAAGATGGAGGGTATGAAGGGAGGAGAGGGAGCCCTAGAGGTGGATTTGGACCCGGCGATCGAAG GTTTGGATATGATTATGCTGGTGGATATGAACGTGAGATGGGGGGCAGGCCTGGGTATCCTGAAGACAGGCCTCATGGCCGGTACATGTGTCGTGCAG ATTGGGATTCTGGACGTGGTGGTTGTGTCGATGCTTCCAACACAGTGAGCGCTCAAAG AGAAGGCTTGATGTCATACAAGCAGTTCATTCAGGAGCTTGAAGATGATATTGTACCAGCTGAAGCAGAGCGCAG ATATCAAGAATACAAGTCAGAGTACATTTCTACTCAGAAACGAGTTTTCTTTGAGTCTCATAAAGATGAAGAATG GTTGAGAGACAAATATCATCCAACCAATTTGGTTGCAGTTATAGAAAG GAGGAATGAACTGGCACGGAAGGTTGCAAAGGACTTTCTGCTTGACTTGCAAAGTGGAACATTGGACTT AGGTCCTGGTATCAATGTCGTATCTGTAAATAAATCTGGAAAGATAAGCAATCCAAATTCTGATGATGAAGTAGACACTGGCGGCAAAAGAAGACGGCAGGGCCGTACGCAAGCTAAAGAAACTGTTCTTCTCTCAGTTGCTCCTAAGGCTCACCCAGTCAGCTCAGAATCCAGAAGAATTCAAGTTGATGTTGAACAAGCTCTGGCCCTTGTACGCAAGCTTGACTCTGAAAAgggaattgaagaaaatattttaggTGGATCTGATAATGACAAAatcaatggagagaaatctcataGCAGCTCCACTGGCCCTGTTATCATCATACGAGGCTTAACCTCTGTCAAAGGTCTGGAGGGCTCTGAACTGTTGGATACACTTATTACTTATCTTTGGCGTGTTCATGGATTGGATTATTATGGAATGATTGAAACAACTGAAGCTAAGGGTCTTAGGCATGTGAGAGCAGAGGGGAAAAGTGCTGATGTGACTAATAATGGGAGTGAGTGGGAAAAGAAACTGGATTCACACTGGCAAGAAAGATTGAGGAGTCAAGATCCTTTGGAAGTAATGACTGCAAAGGAAAAGATAGATGCTGCTGCTGTTGAATCCTTGGATCCCTATGTCCGAAAGATTAGGGATGAAAAATATGGGTGGAAGTATGGTTGTGGAGCCAAGGGTTGTACAAAGCTCTTTCATGCTGCTGAGTTTGTGCATAAGCATCTAAAACTGAAACACCCTGAACTTGTGATGGAGCGGACGTCCAAAGTGCGGGAAGAGCTGTATTTCCAGAACTACATGAA TGATCCAGATGCACCTGGTGGCACACCTGTTATGCAGCAGCCTTTACAA AAAGACAAACCACAGAGACGTAAGCTAGGTCCAGAAAATCGATTGAAGGATGAACGAGGTGGCCGTAGAGATCGTGACAGTCGAACAAATGGCAGTGAAAGATATGATAGGTCTGAAAACCCACAGTCAGGTGACTTCCAGGCCAACAATGATGGGCCTGAGGGAGGAAATCATGATGATCCAATGTATGATAACTTTGGTGGACAAGGCATGCGTGTACCTCCTTTCCCATCAGATATACCTCCTCCACCAGTATTGATGCCTGTACCCGGTGCAGG TCCACTAGGGCCTTTTGTTCCTGCTCCACCTGAAGTTGCAATGCGGATGTTCAGAGAGCAGGGCGGTCCTCCTCCATTTGAAGGTGGTGGCAGAAATGGAAGGCCTGCGCCCCAGTTAAGTGGACCAGCTCCCATTCTTCTGTCTCCAGCCTTTCGACAGGATCCTCGGCGAATACGCAG ctaTCAAGACCTAGATGCACCAGAGGATGAAGTCACTGTTATAGACTATAGAAGTTTGTAG